A region of Paraburkholderia sp. BL23I1N1 DNA encodes the following proteins:
- a CDS encoding DUF2917 domain-containing protein, translating into MDQASPQCMDDDSSLSAWQQEESLPKVVLHFSVVPGATLTWRVDADSTLHAHGARLWLTRVNSPYDHWLEPGNEFRLQRGERVWISADSERTARVSLSCALPARRGFVRRWLGRLAWLGPGAPMTR; encoded by the coding sequence ATGGATCAGGCAAGCCCGCAGTGCATGGATGACGACTCAAGTCTGTCTGCCTGGCAACAGGAAGAGAGTCTGCCGAAGGTAGTGCTACATTTTTCCGTAGTGCCAGGCGCAACGCTGACATGGCGCGTCGACGCCGACAGCACGCTGCACGCGCACGGCGCGCGCCTGTGGCTCACGCGCGTCAACTCGCCTTACGATCACTGGCTCGAACCCGGCAACGAGTTCCGGCTGCAACGCGGCGAACGCGTGTGGATCAGCGCGGATAGCGAACGCACCGCGCGCGTGTCGTTGAGTTGCGCGCTGCCCGCCCGACGAGGTTTCGTCAGGCGTTGGCTGGGGCGGCTCGCGTGGTTGGGCCCGGGGGCGCCGATGACACGATGA
- the denD gene encoding D-erythronate dehydrogenase → MKVLITGGAGFLGQRLARELLARGAVKDEHGKPQAITELVLLDVVRGSDFGDSRVRSEVGDIAERSMLDSVIDDRTAAIFHLAAIVSGQAEADFDLGMRINLDASRLLLEICRQRGHTPRVVFTSSVAVYGGDLPEVVQNDTALNPQSSYGAQKAIAELLLNDYTRRGFVDGRVLRLPTISVRPGKPNAAASSFASGIIREPLNGETAVCPVADTTRVWLLSPRKAIESLIAGLELDSAALGNQRVLNLPGISVSVDEMVAALCEVAGEATARRIVWAPDARVEKIVGSWPGQWDASRAERLGLTGERSFADVIRSYIADEGIQIR, encoded by the coding sequence ATGAAAGTACTGATTACCGGCGGCGCGGGTTTTCTCGGCCAGCGTCTCGCGCGCGAACTATTGGCGCGCGGCGCAGTGAAAGACGAGCACGGCAAGCCACAAGCGATCACCGAACTGGTGCTGCTCGACGTGGTGCGTGGAAGCGATTTCGGCGACAGCCGCGTGCGCTCGGAAGTGGGCGATATCGCGGAGCGCAGTATGCTCGACAGCGTGATCGACGACAGGACCGCGGCGATCTTCCATCTTGCGGCGATCGTGAGTGGACAGGCCGAGGCGGATTTCGATCTCGGCATGCGCATCAATCTGGACGCGTCGCGCTTGCTGCTGGAAATCTGCCGGCAGCGCGGGCACACGCCGCGGGTGGTATTCACGAGTTCGGTGGCCGTGTATGGCGGCGATCTACCCGAGGTCGTGCAGAACGACACCGCGCTGAATCCGCAATCGTCGTACGGCGCGCAGAAGGCGATCGCGGAGTTGTTGCTCAACGATTACACGCGGCGGGGTTTCGTCGACGGTCGGGTGTTGCGGCTGCCCACCATTAGCGTGCGGCCGGGCAAGCCGAATGCGGCGGCCTCGTCGTTCGCGAGCGGCATCATTCGCGAGCCGCTGAACGGCGAAACCGCGGTGTGCCCGGTAGCAGACACGACGCGCGTGTGGCTGCTCTCGCCGCGCAAGGCGATCGAAAGCCTGATCGCCGGACTCGAACTTGATTCCGCCGCGCTCGGCAACCAGCGCGTGTTGAATCTGCCGGGGATTTCGGTGAGCGTCGACGAGATGGTGGCGGCGCTGTGCGAGGTGGCGGGCGAAGCGACTGCGCGGCGGATCGTGTGGGCGCCGGATGCGCGGGTGGAGAAGATTGTTGGCAGCTGGCCGGGGCAGTGGGATGCCTCGCGTGCCGAACGGCTCGGGTTGACTGGCGAGCGCAGCTTCGCCGATGTGATTCGCAGCTATATCGCCGACGAGGGTATTCAGATCCGCTGA
- a CDS encoding patatin-like phospholipase family protein, whose protein sequence is MRSTVVVLTWGIANFAHSAHAADSACRAEAGPAGRPAVGLVLSGGGARGYAHLGVLKVLEENRIPVDCIAATSMGSVVGGLYASGMTAQDMQNRLAGVNLADIAFDVTDRADLPQSRREDERLYANSLSLGYGANGFRLPVGLVQGNRLQALLQDWTSAVPGNVSFDRLPIPYRAIATDLSTGQKVVLDHGSLPQAIRASMALPGLFAPADIDGRTLVDGGIVSNLPIETARGMGANVVIAVDIGSPLRPLNALASPADVMQQMIGILIHQNVARQREQLQTGDLLIEPALGSLSFTDFANASQAIAAGAAATRAAMPQLQHLALSPADYAAWRARHGTLPMRPVRITQIEIASPGAVPEARIRAALHVKPGDVYDPVALNKDLLALSTTGDFDNVSQQLVDDGDVHKLVVSAQQKQWGPNFLLFGLGLSSSSTDEGGFRLHLGYRRPWLTSSGLEGRVDGTVGSDLLDLHAELRQPLSSSFGYYVAPYFEFQRRYANLYDDSGNVKVTQYRLQTEVAGLDFGIPLARLGDFRIGVAYAHGFASPQYNLPLDDTLNSPLLFPDIYGRQLSARARLVIDQLDDPLFARKGYFGELRVERSLFAGSDSFTEVYGKSIVAASYGRHSVNASIEAGNDFGGTNLTNPFGFTLGGFQHLSAYAADQLSGNSMAYGQVTYMNQLATFNASPIRGLFAGLSVEAGNVWTRDSQFGSGPLKRSVTIFTALTSSFGPMYLGVAFAPGGRSNFYFQLGHTY, encoded by the coding sequence TTGCGCAGCACCGTGGTGGTGCTGACCTGGGGGATCGCCAACTTCGCGCATTCCGCTCACGCAGCCGATTCCGCGTGTCGCGCCGAAGCCGGCCCGGCTGGCCGGCCCGCTGTCGGTCTCGTGCTGTCAGGCGGCGGCGCACGCGGCTATGCCCACCTCGGCGTGTTGAAGGTGCTCGAGGAAAACCGCATTCCGGTCGACTGCATCGCAGCCACCAGCATGGGCTCGGTAGTCGGCGGCCTGTACGCGAGCGGCATGACCGCGCAGGACATGCAAAACCGCCTCGCCGGGGTCAACCTCGCCGACATCGCCTTCGACGTCACCGACCGCGCCGATCTGCCCCAATCCCGTCGCGAAGACGAGCGGCTGTACGCGAACAGCCTCTCGCTCGGTTACGGCGCTAATGGCTTCCGCTTGCCGGTCGGGCTCGTCCAGGGCAATCGCCTGCAAGCGTTGCTGCAGGACTGGACGTCCGCCGTACCGGGCAACGTTTCGTTCGACCGCCTGCCGATTCCTTATCGCGCGATCGCCACCGATCTGAGCACCGGCCAGAAGGTGGTGCTCGATCACGGTTCGCTGCCGCAGGCGATTCGCGCCAGCATGGCGTTGCCCGGCCTGTTCGCGCCGGCCGATATCGACGGGCGTACCTTGGTGGACGGCGGCATCGTCAGCAATCTGCCGATCGAAACGGCGCGCGGCATGGGCGCGAACGTCGTGATCGCCGTGGATATCGGCTCACCGCTGCGGCCGCTGAATGCGCTCGCTTCGCCCGCCGACGTGATGCAGCAGATGATCGGCATCCTGATTCACCAGAACGTTGCGCGCCAACGTGAGCAGTTGCAAACCGGTGACCTACTGATCGAACCGGCGCTCGGCTCACTGAGCTTCACCGATTTCGCCAACGCGAGCCAGGCGATCGCGGCCGGCGCCGCCGCCACGCGCGCGGCCATGCCGCAGCTTCAGCATCTGGCGCTCTCGCCCGCCGACTACGCCGCGTGGCGCGCCCGGCATGGCACGCTCCCCATGCGTCCGGTGCGGATCACGCAGATCGAGATCGCCTCGCCGGGCGCCGTGCCCGAGGCACGCATCCGCGCCGCGTTACACGTCAAACCCGGCGACGTGTACGATCCGGTCGCGCTCAACAAGGACTTGCTGGCGCTCTCCACCACGGGCGATTTCGACAATGTAAGCCAGCAACTCGTCGACGACGGCGACGTGCACAAGCTCGTCGTCTCCGCGCAGCAGAAGCAGTGGGGACCCAATTTCCTGCTATTTGGGCTCGGTTTATCGAGCAGTTCGACGGACGAAGGCGGCTTCCGGCTGCATCTCGGTTATCGCCGGCCGTGGCTCACTTCGTCCGGGCTCGAAGGGCGAGTAGACGGGACCGTCGGCAGCGATCTGCTTGACCTGCATGCGGAGCTGCGACAGCCGCTGTCGAGTTCTTTTGGCTATTACGTCGCGCCCTATTTCGAGTTTCAACGCCGTTATGCCAACCTCTACGACGACTCCGGCAACGTCAAGGTCACGCAATACCGCTTGCAAACCGAGGTCGCCGGGCTCGATTTCGGCATACCGCTCGCGCGTCTCGGCGACTTCCGTATCGGTGTGGCCTACGCGCATGGCTTCGCGTCGCCCCAATACAACTTGCCGCTCGACGACACCCTCAACTCGCCACTGCTGTTTCCCGATATTTATGGGCGGCAGCTTAGCGCACGCGCACGTCTCGTGATCGACCAGCTCGACGATCCGCTATTTGCCCGCAAAGGTTACTTCGGCGAACTACGCGTAGAACGGTCGCTGTTCGCAGGCAGCGACAGCTTCACCGAGGTGTACGGCAAAAGTATTGTCGCGGCGAGCTATGGACGGCACAGTGTCAACGCGAGCATTGAGGCGGGTAACGATTTCGGCGGCACCAATCTGACGAATCCGTTCGGCTTCACGCTGGGCGGCTTCCAGCATTTGTCGGCCTACGCCGCCGACCAACTGTCCGGCAACTCGATGGCGTATGGCCAGGTCACGTACATGAATCAGCTTGCCACGTTCAACGCATCGCCGATTCGTGGCCTGTTTGCGGGCTTAAGCGTTGAAGCCGGCAACGTCTGGACCCGCGATTCGCAGTTCGGCAGCGGACCGCTGAAGCGCAGCGTGACGATTTTCACCGCGCTGACCAGTTCATTCGGACCGATGTATCTGGGCGTAGCGTTCGCACCGGGCGGGCGCAGTAACTTCTACTTCCAGTTGGGACATACCTATTGA
- a CDS encoding ATP-binding protein, producing the protein MPPSAEQKKLTPYRYGKWRWHRFRRSWTDTRADRIPSWSRLYVRVYTRLLTLTALVLAASIATLALTLKTSPSIWQTIATAKTAIPIALATLSLPAITAYRWMRPVWLDLVMVRERAIDFTGGRFNTRARESHSVIIGPLARTLNALAERMERLIAAQRELTNGISHELRTPLARVRFALENLREPASAAEYNSALASVDQDVTELDELIDMSLTYARLEYSSLQSNLESTLLAAWFESQITDATLLYADKQLVPQVDVDTSLRVVMDKRLMSYAMRNLLRNASKYAHSRIMVGLSVKHGNVEIYVEDDGTGVPPEQRARIFDAFVRLDRQTGGYGLGLAITQQVLRAHHGRIAVTDPLTLSGARFEMSWPVGTLT; encoded by the coding sequence ATGCCACCCTCAGCGGAGCAAAAAAAGCTAACCCCTTACCGATATGGAAAATGGCGCTGGCACCGTTTCCGCCGTTCCTGGACGGACACGAGGGCAGACAGAATCCCGAGTTGGTCGAGGCTATACGTACGCGTCTACACACGCTTACTAACACTAACAGCACTAGTACTAGCAGCCTCAATAGCAACGCTAGCCCTAACACTAAAAACCTCCCCATCAATCTGGCAAACAATAGCAACAGCCAAAACCGCAATACCAATCGCACTAGCAACCCTATCGCTGCCAGCAATAACAGCGTACCGCTGGATGCGCCCAGTCTGGCTAGACCTGGTAATGGTCCGCGAACGCGCGATCGACTTCACTGGCGGCCGCTTCAACACCCGCGCCCGCGAGTCGCACAGCGTGATAATCGGCCCTTTAGCCCGTACGCTAAACGCGCTAGCAGAACGTATGGAACGCCTGATCGCCGCGCAGCGCGAACTCACCAACGGCATCTCCCACGAACTCCGCACGCCGCTAGCCCGCGTACGCTTCGCACTAGAAAACCTGCGCGAACCCGCTTCCGCGGCCGAATACAACAGCGCATTGGCGAGCGTCGACCAGGACGTCACCGAACTCGACGAGCTCATCGACATGAGCCTGACTTACGCGCGCCTCGAATACAGCTCCCTGCAATCGAACCTCGAATCCACACTATTGGCAGCATGGTTCGAAAGCCAGATCACCGATGCCACGCTGCTTTACGCGGACAAGCAACTCGTCCCGCAAGTCGACGTCGACACATCGCTACGCGTGGTGATGGACAAGCGCCTCATGTCTTACGCAATGCGAAACCTGCTGCGCAACGCCAGCAAATACGCGCATTCGCGAATCATGGTCGGCCTGAGCGTCAAGCACGGCAATGTGGAGATCTACGTGGAAGACGACGGCACAGGCGTGCCGCCCGAGCAGCGCGCGCGCATTTTCGACGCCTTTGTGCGGCTCGATCGCCAGACCGGCGGCTACGGATTGGGACTTGCGATTACGCAGCAGGTGCTGCGCGCGCATCACGGCCGCATCGCCGTCACCGATCCCCTGACCCTAAGCGGCGCGCGCTTCGAAATGAGCTGGCCGGTGGGCACGTTGACGTGA
- the otnI gene encoding 2-oxo-tetronate isomerase, with translation MPRFAANLTMMYNEHAFLDRFAAAAKDGFNAVEFLFPYDFRAGEIKARLEAQGLTQALFNAPPGDWAGGERGIASLPGREDEFRRSIETALDYSRVLGNRKLHVMAGLIGADQPRAKHREMYLKNLAYAAQAAQEEGITVVIEPINTRDMPGFFLNREDDAQAICAEVGAPNLKVQFDCYHCQIVEGDLAVKLKRDMAGIGHIQVAGVPERHEPNIGELNYPYLFDLIDTLGYDGYVGCEYRPRAGTSAGLGWLKPYLHNARQEGGTTS, from the coding sequence ATGCCTCGCTTCGCCGCCAACCTGACCATGATGTACAACGAGCACGCGTTTCTCGACCGTTTCGCCGCCGCGGCAAAAGACGGCTTCAACGCAGTGGAGTTTCTGTTTCCGTACGATTTTCGTGCCGGGGAAATCAAGGCGCGGCTCGAAGCGCAGGGTCTGACTCAGGCGCTCTTCAATGCGCCGCCCGGCGACTGGGCCGGGGGCGAACGCGGCATTGCTTCGCTACCCGGTCGCGAAGACGAGTTTCGCCGTAGCATCGAAACCGCGCTCGATTACTCGCGCGTGCTCGGCAATCGCAAACTGCATGTCATGGCCGGCCTGATTGGCGCGGATCAGCCGCGCGCGAAGCATCGCGAGATGTATCTGAAGAATCTCGCCTATGCCGCGCAGGCCGCGCAAGAGGAGGGCATCACTGTCGTGATCGAGCCGATCAATACGCGCGATATGCCGGGCTTCTTTCTGAACCGCGAGGACGACGCGCAGGCGATTTGCGCGGAAGTCGGCGCGCCGAATCTCAAGGTGCAGTTCGACTGCTATCACTGCCAGATTGTCGAAGGCGACCTTGCGGTGAAACTCAAACGCGATATGGCAGGCATCGGCCATATTCAGGTCGCGGGCGTGCCGGAACGTCACGAGCCCAATATCGGTGAACTGAATTATCCGTATCTGTTCGATCTGATCGATACGCTGGGCTATGACGGCTACGTCGGTTGCGAATACCGGCCGCGGGCCGGCACATCGGCAGGACTCGGCTGGCTCAAGCCGTATCTGCATAACGCTCGCCAGGAAGGTGGAACGACCTCATGA
- the pcaF gene encoding 3-oxoadipyl-CoA thiolase, translating to MTEAFLCDAIRTPIGRYAGSLSSVRADELGAVPLKALMERNKDVDWNAIDDVIYGCANQAGEDNRNVARMSLLLAGLPQGVPGSTVNRLCGSGMDAVGIAARAIKSGEAALMVAGGVESMSRAPFVMGKATSAFSRQADIFDTTIGWRFVNPLMKQMYGVDSMPETGENVATDYKVSRADQDAFALRSQQKAARAQRDGTLAQEIVGVTIAQKKGDPITVLQDEHPRETSLETLAKLKGVVRADGTVTAGNASGVNDGAAALLLANEETAKRFGLTPRARVLGIATAGVAPRVMGIGPAPATQKLLARLNMTINQFDVIELNEAFASQGLAVLRALRVADDDARVNPNGGAIALGHPLGMSGARLVTTAMYQLHRTQGRFALCTMCIGVGQGIAIAIERV from the coding sequence ATGACCGAAGCATTCTTGTGCGACGCGATTCGCACCCCGATCGGCCGCTATGCGGGTTCGCTGTCGTCGGTTCGCGCCGACGAGCTGGGCGCGGTGCCGCTCAAAGCGCTGATGGAGCGCAATAAAGACGTCGACTGGAATGCGATCGACGACGTGATCTACGGCTGTGCGAACCAGGCCGGTGAAGACAACCGCAATGTCGCGCGCATGTCGCTGTTGCTGGCCGGCTTGCCGCAAGGCGTGCCGGGCTCCACGGTGAACCGCCTGTGCGGCTCGGGCATGGACGCCGTCGGCATCGCCGCACGCGCGATCAAGTCGGGCGAGGCCGCGTTGATGGTGGCGGGCGGTGTCGAAAGCATGAGCCGCGCGCCGTTCGTGATGGGCAAGGCCACCAGCGCGTTTTCGCGCCAAGCCGATATCTTCGACACCACGATCGGCTGGCGTTTCGTGAACCCGCTGATGAAGCAGATGTACGGTGTCGATTCGATGCCGGAGACCGGCGAAAACGTCGCAACCGACTACAAGGTCAGCCGTGCCGATCAGGACGCGTTTGCGCTGCGCAGTCAGCAGAAAGCCGCACGTGCACAACGGGACGGCACGCTCGCACAGGAAATCGTCGGCGTGACGATCGCACAGAAGAAGGGCGATCCGATCACCGTGTTGCAAGACGAACACCCACGCGAAACCAGCCTTGAAACGCTCGCCAAACTGAAGGGCGTGGTGCGCGCTGACGGCACGGTCACGGCAGGCAATGCGTCGGGCGTGAACGACGGCGCAGCGGCCTTGCTGCTTGCCAACGAGGAAACCGCGAAACGCTTCGGCCTCACGCCGCGTGCGCGCGTGCTGGGTATCGCAACGGCGGGCGTTGCACCGCGCGTGATGGGCATCGGCCCGGCGCCCGCCACGCAGAAGTTGCTGGCTCGCCTGAACATGACCATCAACCAGTTCGACGTGATCGAACTGAACGAAGCGTTCGCCTCGCAAGGGCTAGCCGTACTGCGCGCGTTGCGTGTCGCGGATGACGACGCCCGCGTGAATCCGAACGGCGGCGCGATCGCGCTCGGCCACCCGCTCGGCATGAGCGGCGCGCGTCTGGTCACGACTGCGATGTATCAATTGCATCGCACGCAAGGCCGTTTTGCGCTGTGCACGATGTGTATCGGCGTCGGTCAAGGCATCGCCATCGCGATTGAACGTGTGTAA
- a CDS encoding response regulator, with the protein MPFRILLVEDDDRLSALVAGYLRKHEYEVETVLHGNDAVPAILKRRPDLVILDVNLPGKDGFQICREAREQFDGVIIMVTARDEQFDEVLGLEFGADDYVHKPVEPRVLLARIKAQLRRVNARTPEAAQPESYTFGKFEISRASRAVKLPDGSLPELTSAEFDLLWALVSCAGEVVSRDELMRQLRGIEFDGLDRTIDGGISKLRRKLHDDAGTPQRIKTVRGKGYQFSKLAWD; encoded by the coding sequence ATGCCATTCCGGATCCTGCTTGTCGAAGACGATGACCGCCTGTCCGCGCTGGTCGCCGGTTATCTGCGCAAACACGAATATGAAGTCGAGACTGTGCTGCACGGTAACGACGCCGTGCCGGCCATTCTCAAGCGCCGCCCGGACCTGGTGATTCTCGACGTCAACCTGCCTGGCAAGGACGGTTTCCAGATTTGCCGCGAGGCGCGCGAGCAATTCGACGGCGTGATCATCATGGTGACTGCGCGCGACGAGCAGTTCGACGAAGTGCTGGGCCTCGAATTCGGCGCGGACGACTACGTGCATAAGCCTGTCGAGCCGCGTGTGCTGCTGGCGCGCATCAAGGCGCAGCTGCGCCGGGTGAACGCGCGCACGCCGGAGGCGGCCCAACCCGAGAGCTACACCTTCGGCAAGTTCGAGATCAGCCGGGCGAGCCGCGCGGTCAAGCTTCCGGACGGCAGCCTGCCCGAGCTGACATCGGCCGAATTTGATTTGTTGTGGGCGTTGGTGAGTTGCGCGGGCGAAGTGGTGAGCCGCGACGAGTTGATGCGGCAGCTGCGCGGTATCGAGTTCGACGGCCTTGACCGTACGATCGACGGCGGCATTTCCAAGCTGCGTCGCAAGCTGCATGACGACGCCGGCACCCCGCAGCGCATCAAGACGGTGCGCGGCAAGGGCTATCAGTTCAGCAAGCTGGCGTGGGATTGA
- a CDS encoding carboxylesterase, with protein sequence MISIAGLCNDRLSDVRSRFPSFRPCRVDDSRFRRTRHDFGALDRKFEQIGCDVHLPSLPGHGSNPDALSRVTLSDYMQLLSRTYRDLVARYERVDVGGISMGALLAVMLSARERMTTGRLILLSPPLFLDGWGGSRLRPLRYLMDCVPGLRRLIRVPEGEPFGIKNARICNLIRRHLQKGSGVHYPYVPLAAIEQVDWMRFAVRRALGRVTCETLVMHSEENEVTSIRSAEFVCEHLGSRSVTLVRLTGSYHMITLDNERDTVAERPLAFVRRT encoded by the coding sequence ATGATTAGCATCGCGGGCTTGTGCAACGACAGGCTAAGCGATGTCCGCTCGCGTTTCCCCTCTTTCCGGCCATGCCGTGTTGATGATTCACGGTTTAGGCGCACGCGCCATGATTTTGGCGCGCTCGATCGCAAGTTCGAGCAGATTGGTTGCGACGTGCATTTGCCGTCGCTGCCGGGCCACGGTTCGAACCCTGACGCATTGAGCCGGGTGACCTTGAGCGACTACATGCAGCTGCTGAGCCGCACTTACCGCGACCTGGTGGCGCGATACGAGCGCGTCGACGTTGGGGGCATTTCGATGGGGGCATTGCTTGCGGTGATGTTGAGTGCGCGCGAGCGCATGACGACGGGGCGCCTGATTCTGCTGTCGCCGCCCTTGTTCCTCGATGGTTGGGGCGGCTCACGTCTACGGCCGTTGCGCTATTTGATGGACTGCGTGCCGGGTCTGCGCAGATTGATTCGCGTGCCGGAGGGCGAGCCGTTTGGCATTAAGAATGCGCGCATTTGCAACCTGATCCGCCGCCACTTGCAGAAGGGGAGCGGCGTCCACTATCCGTACGTGCCGTTGGCGGCGATCGAGCAGGTGGACTGGATGCGTTTCGCGGTGAGGCGGGCTTTGGGCCGCGTAACCTGCGAGACCTTGGTCATGCATTCCGAGGAAAACGAGGTGACGAGCATCCGCTCTGCGGAGTTCGTGTGCGAGCACCTGGGAAGCCGTTCGGTGACGCTCGTGCGCTTGACCGGCAGCTACCACATGATCACACTGGACAACGAGCGAGACACGGTAGCGGAGCGACCCCTGGCATTCGTGCGAAGGACGTAA
- a CDS encoding DUF535 family protein, translating into MTTASNEGTRAHSPWFARATAPFAVIQQAAHALYPGTSVFHRWRRMRLWLRSLMSWRSTQVWLKRCAISPLHDLVQRHPTALERMHRPFLHTRFSPRERLTASLDHHALTQQRVPQLAARIAAVGSAPIASFGVGAERWHVSLESIEQFQKEGDWTLCIRDARDQRIVSCTFSLAYLGGKVRRPRLCIGSVQGPDSSVNGRELFRALTRRWYGLRPKVLVIYLAQCVAAALDAGGTFIVSKQAHIYANWRYCLRRRRVAADYDRLSIECGALARWNGWFVLAPPVRYLAEREGDGTGDATRRKRYALRNALAGQIRRNVAASKTERLCTPRVVA; encoded by the coding sequence GTGACGACTGCTTCCAACGAAGGAACTCGCGCCCACTCGCCGTGGTTCGCGAGAGCTACTGCGCCCTTTGCGGTCATTCAGCAAGCCGCCCATGCACTCTATCCCGGCACCAGCGTGTTTCATCGCTGGCGCCGCATGCGTCTGTGGCTGCGCTCGCTGATGTCGTGGCGTTCCACGCAAGTATGGCTCAAACGCTGTGCCATTTCGCCTTTGCACGATCTGGTGCAACGTCATCCCACGGCGCTCGAACGCATGCATCGGCCGTTCCTCCATACCCGCTTCAGCCCGCGCGAACGCCTCACGGCGAGCCTCGATCATCACGCGCTGACACAGCAGCGCGTGCCGCAACTCGCCGCGCGTATCGCCGCCGTCGGCTCGGCGCCGATCGCGTCGTTCGGGGTGGGCGCCGAGCGCTGGCACGTGTCGCTCGAGTCAATCGAACAGTTTCAGAAGGAAGGCGACTGGACCTTGTGCATCCGCGATGCGCGCGATCAGCGCATCGTCTCCTGCACGTTCAGTCTCGCCTACCTCGGCGGCAAAGTGCGCCGTCCCCGTCTTTGCATCGGCTCCGTGCAGGGTCCGGACAGTTCGGTCAACGGACGCGAACTGTTTCGCGCACTCACGAGGCGCTGGTATGGCCTGCGGCCGAAAGTGCTGGTGATTTACCTCGCGCAATGTGTCGCCGCGGCACTCGATGCGGGCGGCACCTTCATTGTCTCGAAGCAGGCGCATATCTATGCCAACTGGCGCTATTGCCTGAGAAGGCGTCGCGTAGCCGCGGACTACGATCGGCTCTCGATCGAGTGTGGAGCACTCGCGCGCTGGAATGGCTGGTTCGTCCTCGCGCCGCCTGTGCGTTATCTGGCTGAACGCGAAGGCGACGGTACCGGCGACGCAACCCGACGCAAGCGTTACGCATTGCGAAACGCGCTTGCCGGCCAGATTCGCCGCAACGTCGCGGCAAGCAAGACTGAGCGGCTCTGCACACCTCGCGTTGTCGCTTGA